Proteins encoded by one window of Streptococcus suis S735:
- a CDS encoding glutathione peroxidase yields MSIYDFTVQKQDGTDQSMAEYQGQVLLIVNTAPGCGLAPQYKELQELYDSYKDNGFVVLDFPCNQFLNQAPGSAEDINQICSLNYGTTFPRFAKIAVNGSEASPLYRYLKKEKSTLLGGRIEWNFTKFLVDRQGRVVKRYLPTTSPLKLKEDIELYLEK; encoded by the coding sequence ATGAGCATTTATGATTTTACAGTACAAAAACAAGATGGCACAGACCAGTCCATGGCTGAGTATCAAGGACAAGTTTTACTTATAGTCAATACAGCGCCAGGTTGTGGATTGGCACCACAATACAAGGAACTACAGGAGCTATATGATAGCTATAAAGACAACGGTTTTGTAGTGTTGGATTTCCCTTGTAATCAATTTTTAAATCAGGCTCCCGGTTCTGCGGAAGACATCAATCAGATCTGTAGCTTGAATTATGGTACAACTTTTCCTCGTTTTGCTAAAATTGCTGTGAATGGATCTGAAGCTAGTCCGCTATATCGCTATCTTAAGAAAGAAAAATCAACCTTATTAGGAGGTCGAATTGAGTGGAATTTTACCAAGTTTTTGGTGGATAGACAAGGGCGTGTGGTCAAACGATATTTACCAACAACTAGTCCATTAAAACTTAAAGAGGATATTGAACTTTACCTAGAAAAATAA
- a CDS encoding UDP-N-acetylmuramoyl-L-alanyl-D-glutamate--L-lysine ligase produces MITIERVLEILKADANFRHIKQNDQTDSTWTDVQFDALSYDSRTVSPMTLFFAKGLAFKKEFLEKAIEAGLAFYVSEINYEVGIPAIIVHDIKQAMSLIAMEFHGHPQKQLKLLAFTGTKGKTTAAYFAFNILKQSKKPAMLSTMNTTLDGKTFFKSTLTTPESLDLFAMMAEAVKNGMTHLIMEVSSQAYLVKRVYGLTFDVGVFLNISPDHIGPIEHPTFEDYFYHKRLLMDNSRAVIVNAGMDHFEVVKEQVSSKDHDFYGPTSENQISQSAGFDFTATGKLAGHYDIQLIGGFNQENAIAAGLACLRLGASLEDIHTGIAQTNVPGRMEVLTQQNGAKVFVDYAHNGDSVKKLIDVVLEHQTGKVFLILGAPGNKGESRRKDFGLLLNDYPQIEVILTADDPNREDPAAIAEQIRAHMTRTSNFILDREEAIRTAMSQTSSPKDAVIIAGKGADAYQIVNGEKAAYDGDLEVAKQYL; encoded by the coding sequence ATGATTACAATTGAACGTGTATTAGAAATATTGAAGGCGGATGCTAACTTCCGCCATATCAAACAGAATGACCAAACTGACAGCACATGGACGGATGTCCAGTTTGACGCTCTCAGCTATGACAGCCGGACTGTTAGCCCAATGACCCTCTTTTTTGCCAAGGGTTTGGCCTTTAAAAAGGAATTTCTGGAAAAAGCTATCGAGGCCGGACTGGCTTTTTACGTGTCTGAAATCAACTATGAGGTCGGCATTCCTGCTATCATCGTCCACGACATCAAGCAGGCTATGAGCCTGATTGCCATGGAATTTCATGGTCATCCCCAGAAACAGCTCAAACTCCTGGCCTTCACCGGCACCAAGGGTAAAACAACGGCGGCTTATTTTGCTTTTAACATCCTTAAACAGAGCAAGAAACCTGCCATGCTTTCGACCATGAACACCACGCTGGACGGTAAGACCTTCTTCAAGTCCACCCTGACCACGCCCGAAAGTCTGGACCTCTTTGCCATGATGGCGGAGGCGGTCAAGAACGGCATGACCCACTTGATTATGGAGGTGTCCAGCCAGGCTTACTTGGTCAAGCGGGTTTACGGGCTGACCTTTGACGTCGGTGTCTTCCTCAACATCAGCCCCGACCACATCGGCCCCATTGAGCATCCGACCTTTGAGGACTATTTCTATCACAAGCGCCTTTTGATGGACAATAGCAGAGCGGTCATTGTCAATGCTGGAATGGACCATTTTGAAGTCGTGAAAGAGCAAGTCAGCTCCAAAGACCATGACTTTTATGGGCCGACTTCTGAAAACCAGATTAGTCAGTCAGCAGGTTTTGATTTTACAGCGACTGGCAAATTGGCTGGCCATTACGACATCCAGCTGATCGGTGGCTTCAACCAAGAAAATGCCATCGCAGCAGGACTGGCCTGTCTCCGTTTGGGAGCAAGTCTGGAAGATATTCACACAGGGATTGCCCAAACCAATGTCCCTGGTCGTATGGAAGTCCTGACCCAGCAAAACGGTGCCAAGGTATTCGTGGACTACGCCCATAACGGCGATAGTGTCAAGAAGCTGATTGATGTCGTCTTAGAGCACCAGACAGGCAAGGTATTTTTGATTTTGGGAGCTCCTGGTAACAAGGGAGAAAGTCGCCGCAAAGACTTCGGTCTTCTGCTCAATGACTATCCGCAGATTGAGGTGATTCTGACAGCTGATGACCCCAACCGTGAAGACCCAGCTGCTATTGCTGAACAAATCCGTGCCCACATGACCCGTACAAGCAACTTTATCTTGGACCGGGAAGAAGCCATTCGCACAGCCATGAGTCAGACAAGCTCTCCGAAAGATGCCGTCATCATCGCAGGCAAGGGAGCCGATGCCTACCAGATTGTAAACGGCGAAAAGGCCGCCTATGACGGTGATTTGGAAGTAGCAAAACAATATTTGTAA
- a CDS encoding pseudouridine synthase, translating to MRLDKCLEKAKVGSRKQVKKLFKAQQIKINGQAAQSLSQIVDPELQTIQVSGKKVALEGSAYYLLHKPAGVVSAVTDQEHQTVIDLISPQDSREGLYPVGRLDRDTEGLVLITNNGPLGYRMLHPSHHVDKVYYVEVNGCLAEDASKFFASGVTFLDGTRCQPADLTVLEASLDHSRATIKLAEGKFHQVKKMFLAYGVKVTYLKRISFGGFELGDLERGTYRQLTPNEMEHLFTYFD from the coding sequence ATGAGATTGGACAAATGTTTAGAGAAAGCCAAAGTTGGCTCGCGTAAGCAAGTTAAAAAACTTTTCAAAGCCCAGCAAATCAAGATTAACGGACAAGCAGCTCAAAGCCTAAGCCAGATTGTTGACCCAGAGTTACAAACTATCCAAGTTTCGGGTAAAAAAGTTGCCTTAGAAGGTTCCGCCTATTATTTGCTCCATAAACCAGCAGGAGTCGTTTCTGCCGTGACAGACCAGGAGCATCAGACAGTCATCGACTTGATTTCTCCGCAAGACAGTAGGGAAGGTCTCTACCCAGTCGGTCGCCTGGACAGGGATACCGAAGGCCTAGTCCTCATTACCAACAATGGTCCGCTCGGTTATCGCATGCTCCATCCCAGCCACCATGTGGACAAGGTCTACTATGTGGAGGTAAATGGATGCTTGGCTGAGGATGCTTCAAAATTTTTTGCCTCAGGTGTTACTTTCTTGGATGGAACACGGTGTCAGCCTGCAGATTTGACTGTCTTGGAGGCTTCTTTGGACCATAGCAGAGCGACCATCAAGCTGGCAGAAGGTAAGTTTCATCAGGTCAAAAAGATGTTTTTAGCCTATGGTGTCAAGGTCACTTATCTCAAGCGGATTTCCTTTGGTGGTTTTGAACTGGGGGATTTGGAACGAGGTACATACAGACAACTCACACCAAATGAAATGGAACATTTATTCACTTATTTTGACTAG
- a CDS encoding ABC transporter ATP-binding protein, with the protein MSSIQAENIQVSYDNRIIIDELSTSIPKGSITTIIGANGCGKSTLLKALTRIIPVQEGAIYLDGQAISQLPTKEVAKKLALLPQVLEATEGISVYELVSYGRFPHQNGLGHLTDQDREKINWALEVTRTAPYARLPVDDLSGGQRQRVWIAMALAQDTDTIFLDEPTTYLDLNHQLEVLELLKELNQSRQKTIVMVLHDVNLSARFSDYMIAMKEGDIRYHGSVSNMMTTEILRDIFSIEPQLMQVAGQDYPILLTYDLKK; encoded by the coding sequence GTGTCTTCGATTCAAGCGGAAAATATCCAAGTCTCTTACGACAATCGGATTATTATTGATGAATTATCAACAAGTATTCCAAAAGGAAGTATAACGACAATCATTGGTGCCAATGGCTGTGGAAAATCGACCTTGCTTAAGGCGTTGACAAGGATTATTCCTGTTCAAGAAGGGGCTATCTATCTAGATGGACAAGCCATTTCACAACTGCCAACCAAAGAAGTTGCAAAAAAATTGGCCCTGCTCCCTCAGGTCTTAGAAGCGACAGAAGGGATTTCCGTTTATGAACTGGTCTCCTATGGTCGCTTTCCGCATCAAAATGGGCTGGGACATCTCACTGATCAGGATAGAGAGAAAATCAACTGGGCCTTGGAAGTCACCCGGACCGCTCCCTACGCTAGGTTACCAGTTGATGATTTATCAGGTGGTCAGAGGCAACGGGTTTGGATTGCGATGGCACTTGCCCAAGATACGGATACCATTTTCTTAGATGAACCAACAACCTATCTTGATCTCAATCATCAATTGGAAGTCTTAGAACTTTTAAAAGAACTGAATCAAAGCCGACAGAAAACCATTGTGATGGTCCTTCACGATGTCAATTTATCAGCTCGATTTTCAGATTATATGATTGCCATGAAAGAGGGAGATATTCGCTACCATGGATCTGTGTCCAATATGATGACAACTGAGATACTTAGGGACATTTTTAGCATTGAACCTCAATTGATGCAGGTTGCTGGTCAAGATTACCCTATTTTGCTAACTTACGATTTAAAAAAATAA
- a CDS encoding FecCD family ABC transporter permease — MIRHHNYLKIFTFLLILLFIIFLLSLSIGYSNSSFSDFIDIMSGRASSSTLLIIGRIRLPRIIASIIGGASLALAGLLLQTLTRNPLADSGILGINAGAGLVVALFVGLSSKISPVLLSLMPLFAMMGGGLTIFLVYWIARKKLYGIHPARLIITGVGISSMLSGIMVSIISQLDDFKMEYIVQWLSGRVNGGDWKTIAIYTPLLLLVWMATFSRSRSLNIMNLNDQTAMALGLHLQRERRITLILATALASLSVILVGNITFVGLIAGHIVRKWLGNDHRVIIPATMIIGSFILLLADTIGRVLLVGTGIPTGIIVSLIGAPYFLWLLKQEG; from the coding sequence TTGATAAGACATCACAACTATCTAAAAATATTCACATTCCTGCTAATCCTTTTATTTATCATTTTCCTACTTTCCTTATCTATCGGCTATAGCAATTCATCCTTTTCGGATTTCATCGACATCATGAGTGGGCGTGCCAGTTCATCGACTCTACTTATCATTGGACGAATTCGCTTACCTAGAATAATCGCCTCCATTATCGGAGGGGCTTCTCTGGCTTTGGCGGGTTTGTTGCTACAAACTTTGACCCGCAATCCTCTGGCAGATTCTGGAATATTAGGAATCAACGCAGGAGCTGGTCTTGTTGTGGCACTATTTGTCGGTCTCTCTTCAAAAATCAGCCCTGTCTTATTGAGTCTCATGCCTCTATTTGCTATGATGGGCGGTGGATTAACCATTTTTCTAGTTTACTGGATTGCACGTAAGAAGCTGTACGGCATCCATCCTGCACGCTTAATTATCACGGGAGTTGGAATTTCGAGCATGCTGTCTGGTATCATGGTCAGCATCATCAGCCAATTAGATGACTTTAAGATGGAATACATTGTCCAGTGGCTCAGCGGTCGAGTAAATGGTGGAGATTGGAAAACTATCGCAATCTATACTCCTCTTCTTCTATTGGTGTGGATGGCAACGTTTAGTCGAAGTCGCTCACTCAATATTATGAATCTAAACGACCAGACAGCCATGGCTTTGGGGCTCCACTTACAGCGTGAAAGGCGGATTACCTTGATATTGGCTACCGCCCTAGCCTCTCTTAGTGTCATTTTAGTTGGTAATATCACCTTCGTTGGTCTCATTGCTGGTCACATAGTGCGCAAATGGTTAGGAAATGACCATCGTGTCATCATTCCAGCTACTATGATAATAGGAAGCTTCATTCTACTTCTAGCGGATACCATAGGACGAGTACTACTTGTCGGAACAGGCATCCCAACCGGCATCATTGTCTCCCTTATCGGCGCTCCCTATTTTCTGTGGTTACTAAAACAAGAAGGCTAG
- a CDS encoding FecCD family ABC transporter permease translates to MNKLVSSRYPKTKPKNIWLVFFIICLSFIAGVYLSLRFGAISYSHQQLIETLKHPLTNSSAQDVIIDLRLPRMVAAILVGAAMAQAGAMMQGITRNPIADPGLLGINAGAGLALIVAYALFGGLHYSQILLICLLGSCLAAGLVFGLAYQVQKGYNQLRLILSGAMVASLFSAIGQAITIYFDLSTAVIGWQAGGLVQVNWKMLAIIAPLIIIGLILAQLFSHQLTILSLNETVAKNLGQRTLLMTLVLLGIVLLLSASAVALVGSLSFIGLIIPHFIRMFTGKNYKLLLPLTAFAGASFLIWVDLVCRSINPPVETPISAVISIIGLPCFLWLIRKEKHF, encoded by the coding sequence ATGAACAAACTAGTAAGTTCTCGTTATCCCAAAACAAAGCCAAAGAATATTTGGCTTGTTTTTTTCATCATCTGTCTTTCTTTCATAGCTGGAGTCTATCTTAGTTTACGCTTTGGAGCTATTTCTTATAGCCACCAACAACTGATAGAAACCCTAAAGCATCCACTGACAAATTCTTCCGCTCAGGATGTTATCATCGATTTACGCTTGCCTAGAATGGTAGCCGCCATCTTGGTAGGAGCTGCCATGGCCCAAGCTGGGGCAATGATGCAAGGAATTACACGCAATCCGATTGCCGATCCTGGCTTATTAGGAATCAATGCTGGAGCAGGACTTGCTCTCATTGTTGCCTATGCTCTGTTCGGTGGTTTGCACTACAGTCAAATTTTATTAATATGTTTACTGGGCTCCTGTCTGGCAGCCGGCCTAGTCTTTGGTCTAGCTTATCAGGTGCAAAAAGGCTACAATCAACTACGTTTAATTTTATCTGGCGCCATGGTAGCAAGTCTATTTTCTGCTATTGGTCAAGCTATTACTATCTACTTTGATTTATCAACTGCAGTGATTGGCTGGCAAGCTGGGGGATTGGTACAGGTAAACTGGAAGATGCTGGCCATCATTGCTCCTCTTATCATCATCGGCCTCATCCTTGCTCAACTCTTTTCGCATCAGCTGACCATCCTGAGTCTCAACGAAACCGTTGCTAAAAATCTAGGTCAACGAACCTTACTGATGACCTTGGTTTTGTTGGGAATTGTCCTTCTACTCTCAGCTTCTGCGGTAGCTCTTGTGGGCTCACTTTCTTTTATCGGGCTCATTATTCCTCACTTTATCCGCATGTTTACAGGGAAAAATTACAAGCTACTCTTGCCATTAACTGCCTTTGCAGGGGCTAGTTTCCTCATCTGGGTAGATTTGGTTTGCCGTTCTATCAATCCACCTGTTGAAACTCCCATTAGCGCAGTCATCAGTATCATTGGTCTCCCTTGCTTCCTATGGTTGATTAGAAAGGAGAAACACTTTTGA
- a CDS encoding glutathione S-transferase family protein — MGLLQDGKWVDQWYDTKSTGGKFIRSVTQFRNWITPDGQAGPTGEGGFKAESGRYHLYISLACPWASRTLIMRKLKGLEDHISLSVVHPLMLENGWTFEDGPGVIKDTLFNSDYLYQVYLKADPHYSGRVTVPVLWDKKTNTIVSNESAEIMRMFNSAFNDITGNYDDYYPANLQAEIDAMNDFVYPNINNGVYKAGFSTSQAVYEKEVKNLFAALDKLEEHLADKNYLVGNQLTEADIRLFTTLVRFDPVYFGHFKCNIKALVDYPNLWNYTKRIYNHAGIAETVDFDHIKQHYYGSHKTINPTGIVPVGPDLDWTL; from the coding sequence ATGGGACTTTTACAAGATGGCAAATGGGTGGATCAATGGTATGACACCAAGTCAACAGGCGGTAAGTTTATTCGTAGCGTCACACAATTTCGCAACTGGATTACGCCAGACGGACAGGCAGGCCCAACAGGAGAGGGTGGTTTTAAGGCTGAGTCTGGTCGCTACCACCTCTATATTTCTCTGGCTTGTCCTTGGGCTAGTCGGACCTTGATTATGCGAAAATTGAAGGGCTTGGAAGACCATATTTCCTTGTCTGTCGTTCATCCCCTCATGTTAGAAAATGGCTGGACATTTGAAGATGGTCCTGGTGTTATCAAGGATACCCTCTTTAACAGCGATTATCTCTATCAGGTCTATTTGAAGGCTGATCCACACTATTCTGGTCGGGTGACCGTGCCTGTCTTGTGGGATAAGAAAACCAATACCATCGTCAGCAATGAATCGGCTGAAATCATGCGCATGTTTAACTCTGCTTTTAATGATATTACTGGAAATTACGATGACTATTATCCAGCAAACCTGCAAGCCGAGATTGATGCCATGAATGATTTTGTCTATCCAAACATCAACAACGGAGTCTACAAGGCAGGTTTTTCAACCAGTCAGGCAGTCTATGAAAAAGAGGTCAAGAACCTTTTTGCTGCCTTGGATAAACTAGAAGAGCATTTGGCTGATAAGAACTATCTGGTTGGCAATCAGCTGACAGAGGCTGATATTCGACTCTTTACCACTTTGGTGCGATTCGATCCTGTTTACTTTGGGCATTTCAAATGCAATATCAAGGCCTTGGTTGATTATCCAAACTTGTGGAATTATACCAAACGGATTTACAACCATGCTGGCATTGCAGAGACGGTTGACTTTGACCATATCAAACAGCACTACTACGGTAGCCACAAAACCATTAACCCAACAGGTATTGTCCCAGTCGGACCAGACTTGGACTGGACACTATAA
- a CDS encoding ABC transporter substrate-binding protein, with protein sequence MKKFLAIFSLFVGLVFLTACSTSSSSTDVELSSMPKIEGITYHGDIPKNPKKVVNFAYSYTGYLLQLGIDVSSYSLDLEKNSPVFGDKLKDVPQLTTADTEAIAAQKPDVILVFSGDDNLETLKEIAPVIEITYGKSDYLKMLTDIGQIFGKEKEAQAWLDQWDKKVTTAKEELKGLIDTSSTFTVMDFFDKNIFLYGNNFGRGGELIYRALGFAAPAKVQEDIINKEGWFGVSQEALPEYVGDYVLVNVNDKTKEAAASLKESDIWKNLPAVKNGHVIEIDYNLFYFSDPMSLDLQIDAFVSEIQKLQ encoded by the coding sequence ATGAAAAAGTTTTTAGCTATTTTTAGTTTATTTGTTGGGCTGGTTTTCTTAACAGCTTGCTCTACCTCTTCCTCTTCAACAGACGTAGAACTGTCTAGCATGCCAAAGATTGAAGGCATTACTTACCACGGTGACATTCCAAAAAATCCTAAAAAAGTTGTCAACTTTGCTTACTCTTACACAGGCTATCTCTTACAATTAGGAATTGATGTATCTAGCTATAGTCTAGATTTAGAGAAAAATAGTCCCGTCTTTGGAGACAAACTAAAGGATGTTCCACAATTAACAACAGCAGATACAGAAGCGATTGCCGCACAAAAGCCAGATGTCATTCTAGTATTTTCTGGTGATGATAACTTAGAAACACTGAAAGAAATTGCTCCAGTTATTGAAATCACTTATGGAAAGAGTGACTACTTGAAAATGCTGACAGATATTGGTCAGATTTTTGGAAAAGAAAAGGAAGCACAAGCCTGGTTAGATCAATGGGATAAGAAAGTTACTACTGCAAAAGAGGAATTGAAAGGATTGATTGATACAAGTTCAACATTTACTGTCATGGACTTCTTCGATAAGAACATCTTCCTTTATGGTAATAACTTTGGTCGTGGTGGAGAATTAATCTATCGCGCTCTCGGTTTTGCCGCTCCTGCAAAGGTTCAAGAAGACATCATCAATAAAGAAGGCTGGTTTGGGGTATCTCAAGAAGCTCTTCCAGAATATGTTGGCGACTATGTCCTTGTTAACGTCAATGATAAAACAAAAGAAGCAGCTGCCTCTCTCAAAGAAAGTGATATTTGGAAAAATCTACCTGCTGTAAAGAATGGTCACGTCATCGAGATAGACTATAACCTCTTCTACTTCTCCGATCCGATGTCTTTAGATTTACAAATTGACGCCTTTGTCTCAGAAATTCAAAAACTTCAGTAA
- a CDS encoding lysophospholipid acyltransferase family protein, with translation MFYSYLRTLLTFLLWAINGNIHYHDREKILPQEENYILIAPHKTFWDPVFLGYAAAPKQFIFMAKKELFKDRGFGWWISKCGAFPIDRDNPGMAAIKYPVNMLKKSDRSLVMFPSGSRHSSELKGGVAVIAKSAKVKLMPATYVGPMTIKGLLAGERIDVAFGNPIDVSDIKRMDDAGTAEVTSRIEAEFKRLDDHAASFQTKKKPNILTYIYRIPVLLLVALILGLTYAFSYIASFFWQPSTQLDKNK, from the coding sequence ATGTTTTATTCTTATCTACGAACACTATTAACATTCTTGTTGTGGGCCATCAATGGCAATATTCACTATCATGATAGAGAGAAGATTTTGCCACAGGAGGAAAATTATATTCTTATCGCTCCGCACAAAACCTTCTGGGATCCAGTCTTTCTTGGGTACGCAGCTGCTCCCAAGCAGTTCATCTTTATGGCTAAAAAAGAACTCTTCAAAGACCGCGGTTTTGGTTGGTGGATTTCAAAATGTGGAGCCTTTCCAATTGACCGTGACAATCCTGGCATGGCAGCCATCAAGTATCCAGTTAACATGTTGAAAAAAAGTGACCGTTCGCTGGTCATGTTTCCTTCTGGAAGTCGTCATTCATCTGAGCTAAAAGGTGGTGTGGCGGTCATCGCCAAGTCAGCCAAGGTCAAACTCATGCCAGCTACCTATGTGGGTCCCATGACTATCAAGGGGCTCTTAGCTGGTGAGCGAATCGATGTGGCTTTTGGAAATCCTATCGATGTTTCGGACATCAAGCGTATGGATGATGCAGGTACAGCAGAAGTAACTAGCCGAATTGAGGCTGAGTTCAAACGCTTAGATGACCATGCGGCATCTTTCCAAACCAAGAAAAAACCAAATATCTTGACTTATATCTATCGTATCCCAGTTCTTTTGCTGGTTGCTCTTATCTTGGGATTGACCTATGCCTTTAGCTATATTGCCAGCTTCTTCTGGCAACCAAGTACTCAGTTGGATAAAAATAAGTAA
- a CDS encoding helix-hairpin-helix domain-containing protein, whose amino-acid sequence MDTIKTYIEMLKEYKWQIALPAVAGLLMATFLIFSQPAKSDQTGLTDFPQTEQASSSQEQTEETSTEESEELSQLTVDVKGAVEKPGLYTLEAGARVNDAVEAAGGLTSQADPKSINLAQKLSDEAVVYVASKDENISVVASTTASSAMSPEEKSTSLVNLNTATEADLQTISGIGAKRAADIIAYREANGGFKSVNDLNNVSGIGDKTMESIRPYVTVE is encoded by the coding sequence ATGGATACGATTAAAACTTATATAGAAATGCTTAAAGAATACAAGTGGCAAATTGCTCTGCCAGCAGTGGCTGGCTTGCTAATGGCGACGTTTTTAATATTCAGCCAACCTGCTAAGTCTGATCAAACAGGACTGACAGATTTTCCTCAAACCGAGCAAGCTTCTAGCAGTCAGGAGCAGACGGAGGAAACCAGTACAGAAGAGAGTGAGGAGCTCAGCCAGCTAACCGTTGATGTCAAAGGAGCGGTGGAAAAGCCTGGGTTATATACTTTAGAAGCTGGTGCGCGTGTCAATGACGCAGTTGAAGCAGCTGGCGGCTTGACCAGTCAGGCAGACCCCAAGTCTATCAATCTGGCTCAGAAGCTCAGCGATGAGGCGGTGGTCTATGTAGCCAGCAAGGACGAAAACATCTCGGTGGTGGCCAGCACGACTGCCAGCTCTGCTATGTCTCCAGAAGAAAAAAGCACCAGTCTGGTCAATCTGAATACGGCGACTGAGGCGGACTTGCAGACCATTTCGGGTATCGGTGCCAAGCGGGCGGCGGACATTATCGCCTATCGTGAGGCAAACGGTGGCTTCAAGTCGGTGAACGACCTCAACAATGTTTCGGGCATTGGCGACAAGACCATGGAAAGCATTCGGCCTTATGTCACGGTTGAGTAA